TCCCAGGCAGAATTGGACAATTACCTTGGCAACAAAAAGGGGTTTTTCGTGGAGAAAACAAAAGCAAATATGCAATGGCGAGCcgaaatttgatttttgtttattttactatatttttgcatttgaaaGTTGTTAATAGTGAATGTATTGATTTTGTGTTCTACAAGTTTAATACTTTTATTGTTTGGAATTGTTTTGTTGTCAAAGATGTCTGTtgtttgtcattaaattttttaaagttaaataaaaatcaaaaaagaaaataacacttGTTTATTTGATAAGTGTTTTCCATGACGTGGATTATAACACAGTCATTATATAGGTACATGAAagatatctatatatattacaGAGTCAATACAAATCTGCTTTGTAGATTACAATAAATTAGAACTGTACATCTCGACTTGAGTTAATAAATAAAGAGGCATCATAAGACCGACATTTAATATAAATGCTTAGCAGCCAATAGCAAAACCCCTGCAACAAAAACACCattcttttatatctttttcaaTCAAGCTACTAGTTTTTCACATATTATTCCTTAAACGTTGAAATTTCTCTGTATAATAATTCAGAGCACCCTAAATTACATTCACAGCATAGGAAGGCAATATTATGGTTTTATTTGAGCACAAAATAAACAGCTATACAATAAGACTatcaaaaaagtaaacatttctgaattcatttatctaaatttaaaaatacatgcgtATAAAAATGAAAGCTTCTACTCAATCTGCAAACGACTGCTGcaacatttaaaagatgaacaaaaTCTAAAATGAATGCATACCCACATTGACATATTCCAAAATGAATAATAACAACATTCAATACAAAAATAACCCTCTACATAACAATGATAGACGTTAAAGTCGCCTACATAACAAATGAACTACGAGGGACAAAAACAGTgatatatgaaacaaacaagATGCAGTGGTTTGTTCTGTTGCCGATGAGGTGTGAGGCGAGAGTATTGGGTTTGGGTTGGGTGCCACTAGGGGCGTGGCACTGGCTATCCAATCATTGATGATTTCCTCCAGGATATCAAGCCCAATAGGTCCTAGCTTTAGTATTTGGTGATGGAAGTCTTTGACATTGAACTTGTCACCTACGAAATGGAATGATGGTGAGGTTTCGATAATCAGACGAAAGCTCGATATCATTATCCGAAGGTGCAAGATTTGTGTAAGATTGAACGACgttcctttttaaaaagaattaagagggctcgatggtcgtggccatttttagactaaaCTGATTTCCTATAGAAGAAGAGCTTCATATCAAAATATCCATTCAaagaaaatatctaaatttttaaGGTTAATTTATAGGCTTTAATAGTTTGTAgctaaacaaaaaatatcttgaaattctAGGCAGATCTAGATCTatatggttaatttgttgatcatCCAGCCTCCATAGACACCTGGTATTAATAATTAACGCTGTCGTATCATTGATATAATGGGTTCACATAGCCTTACCTAAAACAGTTTCTGCCCGTTGGCGAAGTTCCCTGATTTTCAACTCCCCTACTTTATAAGCACATGCTTGTCCAGGCCACGTAATATACCTATCTATCTCCCTAGCAACTTCTCCTGTTGGCgcgtttgtatatttttttataaacttgaTAGCCCTTTCTTTTGTCCATCTGAAGAGGATGTTCACATCAATTGgtacattttcatttgaagaaatagatttttaatatctataaagtcaaaagataattaaatgatCTATAAAAACACTACTCACCCAAAAGCATGGATACCCGTGTCCACTACCAAGCGACAAGCCCTGAATATTTCCGACATATATTTTTGAAACCTGAAACAAATTTCAACCGTTTTCAAGATTCCACTACTTTAATATATCGGTATTTTAAATAGCACAGTATGTTATTTTGAAACTAAACATGATGGGTAAGATCAGAAAATGCTGTAACAAAAACCGAACAATATAACTCACATGTCGACAGGAGTCTCATAGAAGCCTAATTCTATTCCTAAATGTTCCGCATACAGTGCCCAGCCCTTCAGAAAAGAAAGATGCAAAGATTATGAACACAAGTACGAGAAATATTCTAAGCTGttaattttttgagaaaaacaattgtatcatgaaataaatattaattcaaattaaaatcatttatacCGGCTAGAATGAATTTCCCATTTTCTAACCCCTGTTTTCACTATTAAGACTTCATTTAACCATACCTCTGAATATGCTGCATAGGTTGGGTATGTGAACGGTATTGCGAACCTCCGCCGGTATAACGGATACTGCCGGTACAGCGGTAGATTCTGCTGCCTCTTGTAACATTCCTAAAGTGACGACGTCATAACATTCCTCATTAATTTAATTGTGTCGTTAAGATTCCAAATAGAGCTAATGTAAGAATGGTTGCATCTATGACTATGACCGCGTAACggttacatgtaacataaacTTACAAATCATTCCATAAAGGGTTACAAGAGATGACGTCACTTTTACCTGGAAATGGTGTCCTGGGTAGGTCTCGTGAACAGCCAGTGGAAGGACATTAGAATTGGTCCTACAACAGAAAGCTCGTTATGATtccgaattattttttttttgtcattaggAAGACATTTCCGTGtctaattaaataaatcattatatttcgAATTTAGAATAGAGATAGATAACATTACACGGGGTTAATTTCTTTAAAGCATGAACAAATTTTATACATTAGTTATACATGACCCTGAAATCAACAATACTTTGgatattttcattagaattaGAGATTTCAGACGTTCTTGATTATATTGCCTATACGATATGTTGCATTACCTATTCCCATAGAATGTATTTAGGTAGAACACATTTTTGGTGTAATGGCCTCTTGCCGGAACTCTGGAATTGTTGAATAACTCGAttctgaaaaattaattttaaaaaaagcatcGTTTAAGGTACTCGGTTTGAAGTATACCCTTCTTATGTATTTTGGTAACTCATTATAAAAAGAAACAGTGTTAATTGGTAAATTACAAATGGTTAATACCGTAAAGGTGTCAGTGGAATTCTGTGGAAGACCCGCCACAGCGAGTCGCGCGCGCGGTCAATGACGCCCCTGTATACCTGGTAAATGTTCCACTGTAAAAGATGAGAGAGTGACAGTCTTCCTTTATTACGCAAGTACATCGTATACAATTATAGTCGTTTAAAGTATTTCTCTTGAAAATAAATCTGTAATCTCTTACCTTTTTGTCTAGTTGGCGGTTTTTCGTTTGCCAAAATTGGAGGA
This is a stretch of genomic DNA from Crassostrea angulata isolate pt1a10 chromosome 4, ASM2561291v2, whole genome shotgun sequence. It encodes these proteins:
- the LOC128181499 gene encoding uncharacterized protein LOC128181499 — translated: MQSAGGVTVFCLVILGFVQASQDQEGLKLRALEQKLLKIIQDEFPEFSESSGLSSNDGRAESYTFQRFERRNNRNIQLLQQLENIDRNQLSRDELNDWKILRYHVQTILKGYKFREWGHLNPINFLEAPLKHRDWITKKTTQDREKYVLRLQAIPQQIEEQISLMRRAIKLNRTNHFISMNGTLESIWSDVFLVYQHQNRKSVNGSSQDSQSNLLETWNLSTDKLAESLMNLQTFISTEYFPATRPDIGVHSMPGGQEYYQACLDYHLGTHLTPSQIHSLGYREVERLEGLMRKIMLQHGFTGKMSEFLQFWQTKNRQLDKKWNIYQVYRGVIDRARDSLWRVFHRIPLTPLRIELFNNSRVPARGHYTKNVFYLNTFYGNRTNSNVLPLAVHETYPGHHFQECYKRQQNLPLYRQYPLYRRRFAIPFTYPTYAAYSEGWALYAEHLGIELGFYETPVDMFQKYMSEIFRACRLVVDTGIHAFGWTKERAIKFIKKYTNAPTGEVAREIDRYITWPGQACAYKVGELKIRELRQRAETVLGDKFNVKDFHHQILKLGPIGLDILEEIINDWIASATPLVAPNPNPILSPHTSSATEQTTASCLFHISLFLSLVVHLLCRRL